A single genomic interval of Antechinus flavipes isolate AdamAnt ecotype Samford, QLD, Australia chromosome 1, AdamAnt_v2, whole genome shotgun sequence harbors:
- the CCL27 gene encoding C-C motif chemokine 27, translated as MKGMEITLSLILLLLLNFSPRRALPLPPSISCCTQVYQKNLPIKLLRNVNRVDLQEANGDCHIKAYVLHRKHGSPVCVHPKNPSLARWLSRNRMLQKS; from the exons ATGAAGGGAATGGAAATAACCCTAAGCCTAATCCTGTTGCTACTGCTCAACTTCAGCCCCAGGAGAG CACTACCCCTACCGCCCAGCATCTCATGCTGCACCCAAGTCTATCAAAAGAATCTTCCCATTAAACTCCTTCGGAATGTCAACCGGGTGGATCTACAAGAAGCCAATGGCGACTGTCATATAAAGGCTTATGT GCTGCACCGAAAACACGGATCACCTGTTTGTGTTCACCCAAAGAACCCGTCTCTAGCTCGGTGGTTGTCCCGAAACAGGATGCTACAGAAGTCATAA